The genomic segment TATACGCCCTTCGCCGACCAATTGGTCGGCGATGACGAAATCGGTTTTCCGGGGCCGCTTGCCGGTATCCGGGCAGGCCTCAACGCAGCCCGCCATACTCATTTGCTGGTGTTGCCTTGTGATGTACCGCGCATCGACGCTGCCCTGCTCCACGATATGCGGGAGACCGCCAGCCAGCATCCGGACAAACCGCTGATGCTGCGCCACGGTGAACATTGGGAACCGCTGCTCTGCATCATTCCCGTGGCGCTGTCCGGCGAATTCGAAAAAGCCTGGAACGAAGGGGAACGAAGCCCGGGCCGCATCATGCGCCAGCTCGGTGCCACGGCCCTGCAATGCCCGGAAAACGATCCTCGTCTGGCCAATCTCAATACGCCGGAACTGTTAAGTACGCCTAACACTGTGTCAGACTGACCGAAGAAGGAACTTGCGCACGCTGTAAACGTCTCAAGCTCAGTAACCAAAAGAATTCATATTCGGAGACACACACATGACTCAACGGACCCTCGCCACTTTCATGCTCGCTCTGGGCCTTGCCACCCTCGCCGGTTGCGCATCGCCAACAGTGATCACGTTGAATGACGGTCGCGAAATCCAGGCCGTCGACACGCCTAAATTTGATTCGGATTCGGGTTTCTACGAATTCAAACAGCTCGATGGCAAGGAAACCCGCATCAACAAGGATCAGGTTCGTACCGTTAAAGAGTTGTAATCTTTGCGGCGACACCGGATATGAAAAAGCCCGCATAAGCGGGCTTTTTCATGACTGGAGAAAAGTACGCGGCAGCCGCGACCAATTACCACTGCAGCGTAAGGGTGCTTTCGAATGTGCGCTCTTGCCCTGTCACCGGATCCACAAATCGTAGCCCCTGAGCCAGAAGTTTCAGCGGATTGGCGTAGTCGTCAACGGGATCCTTGAGCACCTGCGGGTAGAACGGGTCGTTGCAGATAGCAGCACCCAGGGCGCTCATGTGTACCCGCAACTGGTGCTTCTTGCCCGTCACCGGGTAGAGCCCGTAACGCCAGAGCTCACCGTTCTTTTCCCGCACGTCCATGGCCGTCTCGGTATTGCTGACACCCGTCCCTTCCTGCATACGAAAGAACGGCTCGCCCTCGACCAACCGGCTTTTATGCACTAACGGGAAAGTCAGTTCCGGCAACGCCGGGGCGATGGCCTCGTAGCGCTTTTCAATTTTTCGCGTAGGAAACAGTGTCTGGTACGCCGAACGACTTTCGGGATTCGCCGAAAACAGCACCAGCCCTGCGGTATGCCGGTCAATACGGTGCAGGGGCACCAGATGCGGGTTATCCAGTCGGCGAATCAACCGCCGCAACAAGGTTTGCTCCACATACTCCCCGGCGGGTGTCACGGGTAGAAAATGCGGTTTATCAGCAACCACCAGATGTTCGTCGGCATACAGGATCGATTCGATCACCGGGATCGGCTTTTCGTCCGGCACCTCACGGAAATAGTGAATCCGCAGACCTTCCTTGTAGGCCAGGTCGACGGCTATTGGCTGACCCTGTCCATCCAGGACACGGCCGCGGGCGATCCGGTCAAGCCACTGCTCGCGGCCGATAGCGCTGAAATGCTCGCACAGGCAGTCAAGCACCGTTTGCCACCGCCCTGGCGGCAGGTAGAGCGTGCTGGCCTGACTGTGTGCAGCAGAAAACGATGACGTGGACATACGAAAACTCTAACCCTCAATGCAGGGCGGCATTATCCAGCAGTGAGCGGATCGAGCCTACAAGAGAATCTCAAGCCGGTATCGACTGCGGCCGTGCGGCGGCGTCGGTAAATTCCTTGAGCCAGCGCAACACATCCACCGCCTCCCAGCGGCTCGGGTCATACAAGGCGTACAGCAAACCCTGATAGCCCACGACATCCAGTGGCCGGTGATAACCCGCGCGCTGGAACAAGGCCTCGATTTCGGCAAAACAGGTGTTGAAATGCAGCTTGTTGAAGGGGGTCTTGCCTTCCGTGACCAAGCCGTCGAGGCGTAGTTCGAGGACAGCCTCGCTCACTACGTCCGCTGACATCCGGTTCATGCTGTTCTTCAATTGTTCGACATTGACCACGGATCATCCCTCTGACTTGCGGGATCACCTGCCGGGTTTCGGCGTCTTTGGGAGACAGGGCGGGTGACCCGGATAACTGTATGCACATACAGTAACCGAATAACCGCCTTTCGCCAACGAATGAAACAGGAAGTGCGACAGATGGGAATGTCTGCCGCTGTCATGACGGCTCAGCGCAGAAACGCGACCACCTGCTCTGCATCAAAGGGCCAGCTCAACTCTGCACCCGTATCGACCCGACGCAGTACCGGAATACGCAAGCCGTAGGCTTCGAACAGCGCCTCACTGTCGGCGATATCCACCAGCTCGACCAACAAACCGTGCTCGACCAACGGCATCAGTTCTTCTTCGGCGACTTCACACAGATGGCAACCCAGGGTGCCGAAAAGCTGACATTCAGGAGGCATGACACATAGACCCGATAAAGTAGAAGGTCATTCTAGGCTCGCCAGCATAAGGCGTCGAGCCGATGCTCGTCGCCCGCTTGAGTCACACCGAGCATCGATTTCAAACCGTTTCGGCAAACGGCTGACATAAATCATCGGCCCCCAATCACGTCTGGGCGATGCTCGTGACTTTTTTACCTCTACGCTGAAGTTGCCTGAAGCCCGTCACCGGAGTGTTCTGTGTTTGCCAACTTGCTGATCATCCTCGCCTCCTCTCTTGTAGTCATTGCGCTGTTCCGACGCCTGCGGCTACCACCGGTGCTGGGCTACCTCTGCGCGGGGTTGATGGTGGGACCGACGGCACTGAACTGGGTCAACGACAGCGAAGAACTGCCGGATCTTGCCGAATTGGGAGTGGTATTCCTGCTCTTTTCGCTGGGGCTGGAGTTCTCGCTGTCGAAGATGCTCGCCCTGCGCCAGGTGGTTTTTGGCCTCGGCAGCCTGCAGGTGGTGGCGTCCGGCGCTTTGCTCGGCGCCGTGCTGCTGATGTTTGGCATGTCAGCCAGTTCGGCACTGCTGTTGGGTGCCGGTCTGGCACTGTCCTCCACAGCCATTGTCAGCAAGGAGTTGAGCAGTCTGGGAGAGATTTTCAGCAGCCACGGCCAGAATGCGATCGGCGTATTGCTGTTCCAGGACGTGGTGGCGGTGTTGCTGTTGACGCTGGTACCGGTATTCGCCGGCACCAGCGATCAGGCCTGGTTCTGGGCGCTGCCATTGACGCTGGGCAAGACGGTCGTGCTGTTCGTTGGCCTGCTTCTGGCCAGTCGATGGTTGCTGCCACGGCTGTTTCATGAGGTCGCCGCGTCGCGTTCTGCCGAACTGTTTGTTCTGCTGGCACTGGTCATTGTCCTGCTGACCGCGTGGCTGACCCATCTGCTTGGCCTCTCCCCCGCCCTTGGCGCTTTTCTGGCCGGCATGCTGCTGGGGGAAAGTCATTACCGGCATCAGATCGAAGCCGATATCCGCCCGTTCCGCGATATTCTGCTGGGCTTGTTCTTCGTCAGCATTGGCATGCTGATCGATCTACAGCTGTTTGCCAGTCATGGGCTGCTTATCCTCGGCCTGACGCTGAGCCTTATGCTGATCAAGGGCTGCGTTGTCGCGCTGCTGGTCAAGTGGCGCGGCAGTGACGGTGAAACCGCCTGGCGCAGCGGCCTGGCACTG from the Pseudomonas sp. N3-W genome contains:
- the mobA gene encoding molybdenum cofactor guanylyltransferase MobA — encoded protein: MTLNTPLPPCSILLLAGGRGQRMGGQDKGLLQWHGEPLIAHLHRKTRALSDDLIISCNRNQLAYTPFADQLVGDDEIGFPGPLAGIRAGLNAARHTHLLVLPCDVPRIDAALLHDMRETASQHPDKPLMLRHGEHWEPLLCIIPVALSGEFEKAWNEGERSPGRIMRQLGATALQCPENDPRLANLNTPELLSTPNTVSD
- a CDS encoding transcriptional regulator, which encodes MVNVEQLKNSMNRMSADVVSEAVLELRLDGLVTEGKTPFNKLHFNTCFAEIEALFQRAGYHRPLDVVGYQGLLYALYDPSRWEAVDVLRWLKEFTDAAARPQSIPA
- a CDS encoding glutaredoxin family protein, which produces MPPECQLFGTLGCHLCEVAEEELMPLVEHGLLVELVDIADSEALFEAYGLRIPVLRRVDTGAELSWPFDAEQVVAFLR
- a CDS encoding YgdI/YgdR family lipoprotein, with translation MTQRTLATFMLALGLATLAGCASPTVITLNDGREIQAVDTPKFDSDSGFYEFKQLDGKETRINKDQVRTVKEL
- a CDS encoding monovalent cation:proton antiporter-2 (CPA2) family protein produces the protein MFANLLIILASSLVVIALFRRLRLPPVLGYLCAGLMVGPTALNWVNDSEELPDLAELGVVFLLFSLGLEFSLSKMLALRQVVFGLGSLQVVASGALLGAVLLMFGMSASSALLLGAGLALSSTAIVSKELSSLGEIFSSHGQNAIGVLLFQDVVAVLLLTLVPVFAGTSDQAWFWALPLTLGKTVVLFVGLLLASRWLLPRLFHEVAASRSAELFVLLALVIVLLTAWLTHLLGLSPALGAFLAGMLLGESHYRHQIEADIRPFRDILLGLFFVSIGMLIDLQLFASHGLLILGLTLSLMLIKGCVVALLVKWRGSDGETAWRSGLALAQGGEFCFALMAQMQQHNLIPVELGRLLLAATFCSMLVTPLLLRAAPRFAARLHRKPNEEAKLEQISALNAGLQEHVVICGYGRVGQSIGRFLSNARQPYIALDNDPVRVQEAATAETCVHYGDSRRGELLVAVGLERARLLVIAVDQTSIALQVLKEARRFNPNVPILVRTRDDSQWAELKAAGASEVVPELLESSLMLASRALSMLGLPAHQVRERVDQVRHDRYRMLHGFYPGAEDEEN
- a CDS encoding pseudouridine synthase, which translates into the protein MSTSSFSAAHSQASTLYLPPGRWQTVLDCLCEHFSAIGREQWLDRIARGRVLDGQGQPIAVDLAYKEGLRIHYFREVPDEKPIPVIESILYADEHLVVADKPHFLPVTPAGEYVEQTLLRRLIRRLDNPHLVPLHRIDRHTAGLVLFSANPESRSAYQTLFPTRKIEKRYEAIAPALPELTFPLVHKSRLVEGEPFFRMQEGTGVSNTETAMDVREKNGELWRYGLYPVTGKKHQLRVHMSALGAAICNDPFYPQVLKDPVDDYANPLKLLAQGLRFVDPVTGQERTFESTLTLQW